The DNA window GAGTCTTTTTCTGATAAGGGTGTTTAGCAGGGATTCTAGCTTGTCATGTTCTTTTTCTGACTGTCTTGCCATGTAACCTCTAACTTTGATGTAAAAGTCTGGCTCTAGGTGCGATAGCTCTTCGCCTTGGAAGTTTTCCTTGGAAATTGACTGGGTTATTTCTATTCCCATGTCGGATTCCTGGATTTCCGCATGAGAGTCGGATTCCAATGTTTGGGCGATCCAGCGCGGCATGTTGATTACTTCGCCCTGCTTGCCAGAGATTGTGACTCCAGAGACGTCGATCTTAAAGTCGTGATTAATGACTGTCTTTACGTCTTCTATTTGATAACCTAGGGTGTATACTTGCAAAAGCTCGTTTATTTTCAATGGT is part of the Nitrososphaerota archaeon genome and encodes:
- a CDS encoding DNA replication complex GINS family protein, producing MKINELLQVYTLGYQIEDVKTVINHDFKIDVSGVTISGKQGEVINMPRWIAQTLESDSHAEIQESDMGIEITQSISKENFQGEELSHLEPDFYIKVRGYMARQSEKEHDKLESLLNTLIRKRLGKLIPRANSMELTTDLAKKLSIEERSLYNTIHNNSADFMKQIFGEKQ